In Heterodontus francisci isolate sHetFra1 chromosome 40, sHetFra1.hap1, whole genome shotgun sequence, one DNA window encodes the following:
- the LOC137353049 gene encoding G-protein coupled receptor 4-like, translated as MCNISDNSCDVDSRLDSLFPPTLYIFVIVIGLPTNCLALWAAYLQVKQRNELGIYLLNLFISDLLYIATLPPWINYFLHQDNWILGPESCKLFGFILYTNIYISIAFLSCISVDRYLAVAHPLRFAKIRRVKTAVITSVVVWTIEIGANSAPLFHNELFEDRFNHTFCFEKYPMEKWVAQMNLYRVFIGFLFPWMLMLFSYQGIVKAVKGNLSTEKGEKAKIKRLALSLIVILLLCFAPYHIILLLRSIIYLSRPCDCSFEENIFTAYHVSLALTSLNCVADPILYCLVNEGARSDMTKGLAPLLKFFASSKSTDIARSVTLDTPLSSKKSQYFNIELVVLREDCIQMKTLSI; from the coding sequence ATGTGCAACATTAGCGATAACAGCTGTGATGTTGATTCGAGGCTGGACAGTCTGTTTCCGCCTACTCTGTACATCTTTGTCATTGTGATTGGACTTCCAACAAACTGTCTCGCTTTATGGGCTGCATACCTTCAGGTCAAACAGAGAAATGAACTGGGTATTTATCTCCTCAACCTGTTCATCTCTGACCTTCTATACATTGCGACATTGCCCCCGTGGATTAACTACTTCCTCCATCAGGATAATTGGATCCTCGGCCCAGAGTCCTGCAAGCTCTTTGGCTTCATTCTCTACACCAACATCTACATCAGCATCGCTTTTCTCAGCTGCATCTCGGTTGATCGCTACCTGGCCGTGGCCCACCCGTTGAGGTTCGCCAAGATCCGGCGGGTGAAAACAGCAGTCATCACCAGTGTGGTGGTCTGGACTATAGAGATCGGGGCCAACTCTGCTCCGCTCTTCCACAATGAGCTCTTCGAAGACCGCTTCAACCACACCTTCTGCTTCGAGAAGTACCCCATGGAAAAGTGGGTGGCTCAGATGAACTTATACCGAGTTTTCATCGGGTTCCTGTTCCCATGGATGTTGATGCTGTTCTCCTACCAGGGCATCGTCAAGGCGGTCAAAGGGAACTTGTCGACGGAGAAGGGGGAGAAGGCGAAGATCAAGCGCCTGGCGCTGAGCCTCATTGTCATCCTCCTGCTGTGCTTCGCGCCGTACCACATCATCCTGCTCCTGCGGAGCATAATATATCTGAGTAGGCCCTGTGACTGCAGCTTCGAGGAGAATATTTTCACGGCCTACCACGTCTCGTTGGCCCTCACCAGCCTCAACTGTGTGGCCGACCCCATCCTTTACTGTCTGGTCAACGAGGGCGCCCGCAGTGACATGACTAAAGGCCTCGCACCACTCCTGAAATTCTTCGCCAGCTCCAAATCAACGGACATTGCCCGGTCAGTCACTCTGGACACCCCTCTCTCCTCTAAAAAATCCCAATATTTCAACATTGAGCTGGTGGTACTGAGGGAGGACTGTATTCAGATGAAGACTTTGAGTATATAA